From Rhodothermaceae bacterium, one genomic window encodes:
- a CDS encoding Fic family protein, translating into MWKSIQDYEQNPETLATREIETLAALWNEQRNKLSDVGEFDRRINRKWAIETGLIERLYSLDRGTTEILIQRGLNSALLPHRISRGEAEYTIAMISDQQDAIEGIFSFVRQDRELSTSLIKELHTVFTRNQRTTEARDQFGNIIKVHIEPGQYKTAPNNPTRPNGQVHIYCPPEHVHSEMDRLIHMHREHQSQNISPEVEAAWLHHRFTQIHPFTDGNGRVARALATMVLIQGGSFPLVVRDEKRSDYIDALEEADRGKLAPLVNFFVSLLKQEFIDAFGVIKETERHLKLSKRLESIKALFTKSQIQLERELKITLQYANELHDLVKLRLNEIKEQLLEIIPKNFILYVHDADNDSKQNYYFRHQIIESARKLNYHADTSIYRSWVRLCIKDSAREYSILVSLHGIGYDFKGVLVCSVIWFEKVRVSRNESEIGDNIPLCKEVFLVNYKDDLPEVKRRFDNWLDAPLENGLAIWQNTIPKVQNHS; encoded by the coding sequence GCTTTGGAATGAACAACGAAATAAGTTGTCTGATGTGGGAGAATTTGACAGACGCATCAATCGAAAGTGGGCTATTGAAACTGGATTAATTGAACGTCTATATTCTCTAGACCGTGGTACGACCGAAATCCTGATTCAAAGAGGTTTGAACTCAGCATTGCTTCCCCATCGAATATCCAGAGGAGAGGCGGAGTATACAATTGCAATGATCAGCGATCAGCAGGATGCGATTGAAGGTATTTTTTCATTCGTAAGGCAAGATCGTGAATTGTCAACAAGCCTCATCAAAGAATTACACACAGTATTTACAAGGAACCAAAGGACTACTGAAGCAAGAGACCAGTTCGGCAATATCATAAAGGTTCATATTGAGCCTGGTCAGTATAAAACTGCTCCCAATAATCCTACCAGACCCAATGGCCAAGTTCATATCTACTGTCCCCCAGAGCACGTACATTCAGAGATGGATCGATTGATCCATATGCACAGAGAGCATCAATCCCAAAATATTTCCCCTGAAGTGGAAGCAGCTTGGCTTCATCATAGATTTACACAAATTCATCCATTTACGGATGGGAACGGGCGTGTCGCCAGAGCATTGGCCACTATGGTGCTGATTCAAGGAGGAAGTTTTCCCCTAGTCGTTCGTGATGAAAAGCGGTCCGATTACATTGATGCTCTTGAAGAGGCCGATAGAGGGAAATTAGCCCCCTTGGTAAATTTTTTCGTGTCACTTTTGAAACAGGAATTTATAGATGCCTTTGGAGTTATCAAAGAAACAGAGCGACATCTCAAACTCAGTAAACGGCTAGAATCTATAAAGGCATTGTTTACCAAATCACAGATTCAATTAGAACGAGAATTGAAAATAACTTTGCAGTACGCCAACGAGTTGCATGATCTTGTAAAGCTCCGACTGAATGAGATAAAGGAACAGCTACTTGAAATAATCCCAAAGAATTTTATCCTCTATGTTCATGATGCCGATAACGATTCTAAACAAAATTATTATTTCCGCCATCAGATCATTGAATCTGCCAGAAAACTTAATTACCATGCAGACACCAGCATTTATCGGTCATGGGTTCGGTTGTGTATAAAAGATTCTGCTCGCGAATACTCAATTCTAGTTTCATTACATGGAATCGGATATGACTTCAAAGGAGTACTTGTTTGTTCAGTGATTTGGTTTGAAAAGGTTCGTGTTAGTAGGAACGAATCGGAAATCGGAGACAACATCCCACTGTGTAAAGAGGTTTTTCTGGTCAACTACAAAGATGATCTTCCAGAGGTAAAGCGCCGCTTTGATAACTGGCTGGATGCTCCACTTGAAAATGGACTTGCGATCTGGCAGAACACAATTCCCAAAGTTCAGAATCACTCCTAG
- a CDS encoding IS1634 family transposase, with protein sequence MYVERIPNRNSNPTWLIRESKWVDGNVQKTTLANLTKLPMQVIKGIQILLKGGTAVQSVHDAFDIQSSKQHGQVAAVLGIMNQLELPKLIAPKHTRFRRLILGMIAARVIQPKSKLATSAMLDVHTATTTLNEELGLKRVNEEDLYEAMDQLVKHKTEIECRLAKRHLNSGGLVLYDVTSSYVEGEKNEWAAYGTNRDKKKGKKQIVFGLMTDQEGTPVSVEVFCGNTADTATLPTQLEKIQNTFGLQQAVLVGDRGILKQKQIDELPVGLDWITAMQKSEIREVVEQEGLQMSLFDEQDLVEVFSDLYPKERLVLCRNPLQAAKNQQTRDELLIKTEQKLNQIVEATQQGRLKDKGKIGRRVGKWVNKYKMKKYFTLDIREGHFSYTRNAQTIARAEQLDGLYAIRSSLKQDPQASELVTHYKRLSTVEMAFRTMKSMSLQVRPIHHRTKNRVVAHVFLCMLAYYVEIHLRRKWAPLLFAEEEKPIKRTRVVEPVKPSESAKRKAQTKRTQDGEKARSFAGLMEELSKLSRLTVIPKMSTNTTAEIVMIKDVSATQKQAFKLLNLKPL encoded by the coding sequence ATGTACGTCGAACGAATCCCCAATCGAAACTCCAATCCCACCTGGCTCATTCGAGAGTCCAAATGGGTCGATGGAAACGTCCAAAAAACTACCCTGGCCAATCTCACCAAACTCCCCATGCAGGTCATCAAGGGAATCCAGATTCTCCTCAAAGGAGGCACGGCCGTTCAATCGGTACACGACGCCTTCGACATTCAGAGCAGCAAACAGCACGGACAGGTGGCGGCCGTCCTGGGGATCATGAACCAACTTGAGTTGCCCAAACTGATTGCCCCGAAACATACCCGCTTCCGCCGACTGATTCTTGGCATGATTGCCGCGCGGGTGATCCAGCCCAAGAGCAAACTCGCCACCAGCGCCATGTTGGATGTCCACACCGCCACGACCACGCTCAATGAAGAGCTCGGACTCAAACGTGTGAATGAGGAAGACCTCTATGAGGCGATGGATCAATTGGTCAAGCACAAGACCGAGATTGAGTGTCGGTTGGCCAAGCGGCATCTGAACTCGGGGGGACTAGTGCTCTACGATGTGACCAGCAGCTATGTGGAAGGCGAGAAAAATGAATGGGCGGCCTATGGCACCAACCGGGACAAGAAGAAGGGCAAGAAACAGATCGTCTTTGGACTGATGACCGACCAGGAGGGCACTCCGGTGTCGGTGGAGGTGTTTTGTGGTAATACCGCGGACACGGCTACGCTGCCGACGCAGCTCGAGAAGATTCAGAACACGTTCGGTCTGCAGCAGGCGGTCTTGGTCGGAGACCGTGGGATTCTGAAGCAGAAACAGATTGATGAATTGCCCGTGGGGCTGGACTGGATCACGGCCATGCAAAAGAGTGAGATTCGTGAGGTGGTTGAGCAAGAGGGCCTGCAAATGAGCCTGTTTGATGAACAGGACCTGGTGGAGGTCTTCAGTGATCTATACCCAAAGGAGCGCCTGGTGCTGTGCCGCAACCCCTTACAGGCCGCGAAAAACCAACAAACCCGGGACGAATTGCTGATCAAGACCGAGCAGAAATTGAACCAGATTGTAGAGGCGACTCAACAGGGCCGGTTAAAGGACAAAGGAAAGATTGGACGGCGCGTTGGCAAGTGGGTCAACAAGTACAAGATGAAAAAATACTTCACGCTCGACATCCGGGAGGGACATTTTTCCTACACTCGCAATGCACAGACGATCGCAAGGGCGGAACAACTCGATGGGCTGTATGCCATTCGTTCCAGTCTGAAACAGGACCCACAGGCGAGCGAGTTGGTGACCCATTACAAACGTCTGTCCACCGTGGAAATGGCCTTCCGCACGATGAAATCCATGTCCTTGCAGGTCCGTCCGATTCACCACCGCACCAAAAACCGAGTCGTGGCGCATGTATTTTTGTGTATGCTGGCGTATTACGTGGAGATTCACTTGCGTCGGAAGTGGGCCCCGTTGCTGTTTGCCGAAGAAGAAAAACCAATAAAACGCACCCGTGTCGTGGAGCCCGTGAAACCCTCGGAATCGGCGAAAAGGAAGGCCCAAACCAAACGGACGCAAGATGGCGAAAAAGCCAGGAGCTTTGCGGGCCTGATGGAAGAACTCTCGAAGCTGTCCCGCTTGACGGTCATCCCGAAAATGAGTACGAACACGACCGCAGAGATCGTCATGATTAAGGACGTCAGTGCCACACAAAAACAAGCGTTCAAACTTCTGAATCTCAAACCGTTGTAG
- a CDS encoding isocitrate/isopropylmalate dehydrogenase family protein: protein MYTITLIPGDGIGPEVTEATCKVVAATGVDIRWERFEEVGYAGIEKRGHPLPDDVLNSIRRNRLALKGPVTTPVGRGFRSVNVSLRQKLDLFVNLRPCKRLPGIETPFPGVDLVIFRENTEGLYSGIESYDERLEIADSIARITRKGSQRILRYAFEWVIANQRKRLTAVHKANVLKLSTGLFLEEARRIAQEYPSVQFDHFIVDNMAMQLVIQPDAFDCIVTTNLFGDILSDLCAGLVGGLGIVPGANIGNEAAVFEAVHGSAPDIAGQSKANPTALIRSCALLLHHIGEVEAAVQVERAVWCAYEEGTSLTPDVDGTASTEAMTDRIVQLITEKV from the coding sequence ATGTATACGATTACCTTGATACCCGGAGATGGAATTGGCCCTGAAGTCACAGAAGCTACCTGTAAAGTTGTTGCTGCAACGGGGGTAGATATACGCTGGGAGCGGTTCGAGGAAGTGGGTTATGCAGGGATTGAAAAACGGGGACATCCCTTGCCCGACGATGTGCTTAACTCGATACGGAGAAATCGTCTTGCCTTGAAGGGACCGGTCACGACCCCTGTTGGCAGGGGATTTCGGAGTGTAAATGTTTCGCTTCGCCAGAAACTGGATCTGTTCGTAAATCTGCGTCCCTGCAAACGGTTGCCTGGCATTGAAACCCCGTTTCCAGGTGTTGATCTGGTTATTTTCCGGGAGAATACGGAAGGATTATATTCGGGGATTGAGAGCTATGACGAGCGTCTCGAAATTGCAGACTCTATCGCGCGGATTACACGTAAGGGTTCACAGCGGATCCTACGCTATGCATTCGAGTGGGTTATAGCAAACCAACGTAAGCGACTGACGGCAGTGCACAAGGCAAATGTTCTGAAGCTCTCAACCGGTCTTTTCCTGGAGGAAGCCCGTAGAATCGCTCAAGAATATCCAAGCGTCCAGTTCGACCATTTTATCGTAGATAATATGGCAATGCAGTTGGTCATACAGCCTGATGCATTTGACTGCATTGTGACAACGAACCTGTTTGGAGATATCTTGAGCGATCTATGTGCAGGGCTCGTAGGTGGCTTAGGTATCGTTCCAGGTGCGAATATCGGAAATGAGGCAGCCGTATTCGAGGCAGTTCATGGGAGTGCCCCTGATATTGCAGGGCAATCCAAGGCGAATCCCACGGCGCTAATTCGCTCTTGTGCTCTTCTGTTGCATCATATAGGAGAGGTCGAGGCTGCGGTGCAAGTTGAACGGGCAGTATGGTGTGCTTATGAAGAAGGAACGAGTTTAACCCCGGATGTCGATGGCACAGCATCCACCGAAGCCATGACGGATCGGATCGTACAATTGATTACCGAAAAAGTCTAG
- a CDS encoding biopolymer transporter ExbD, with product MAAHFTKKSKAKPEISTASLPDIIFMLLIFFMVTTVLREQEVQVRTILPQAEALTKIEQKRYVSYVWMGPEKMPGNRVGDTKVQIDDAVIEDLTNVRSIMYRKLSEQPRLIVSLRVDEESEMGVVTDVQGELRKAGTLRISYSSRRDISNI from the coding sequence ATGGCTGCTCACTTTACAAAAAAATCTAAAGCTAAGCCCGAGATTTCTACGGCATCACTGCCGGATATCATCTTTATGCTCTTAATCTTTTTCATGGTAACGACCGTGTTGCGGGAGCAGGAGGTTCAGGTTCGAACGATTCTGCCGCAAGCGGAAGCATTGACAAAGATTGAACAAAAGCGCTATGTATCGTACGTATGGATGGGTCCAGAGAAAATGCCCGGAAATAGGGTTGGTGACACAAAGGTGCAAATTGATGATGCCGTCATTGAAGACCTGACCAACGTTCGATCAATCATGTATCGGAAGCTGAGTGAGCAGCCGAGATTGATTGTATCACTCAGGGTTGATGAAGAATCAGAGATGGGTGTTGTAACCGATGTTCAGGGAGAGCTCCGAAAGGCGGGAACTCTTCGAATCAGTTATTCATCCAGACGAGATATATCGAATATTTGA
- a CDS encoding biopolymer transporter ExbD, which produces MGILAKKKKRQGAEIPTSSMADIAFLLLIFFLVTTTIDVDTGIGMTLPPEPDETTPPPPVSDRNMLKILINAQGQVLLEDLPSSVAQIRNEVLTHVQNNGADARYSDSPSKAVVSIKTDRLTPYNLYIQTLDEVWMAYFEIWDIEARTMGHANYVEYRSELEAGEENEIREKWPAQVSLAEPDPGN; this is translated from the coding sequence ATGGGTATACTTGCCAAGAAAAAGAAGCGACAGGGTGCTGAGATTCCCACTTCTTCGATGGCGGATATCGCCTTTTTGCTTCTCATCTTTTTCCTGGTTACAACTACAATTGACGTAGACACCGGGATTGGTATGACGCTGCCGCCTGAGCCGGATGAAACGACTCCACCACCTCCAGTCAGTGATCGTAACATGCTCAAGATTCTGATTAATGCTCAGGGGCAGGTTCTTCTTGAGGATTTACCTTCGTCTGTAGCACAGATACGCAATGAGGTTTTGACCCATGTTCAGAATAATGGCGCGGACGCACGTTATTCTGACTCTCCGTCCAAGGCGGTTGTGTCCATTAAAACTGACCGTTTGACTCCGTATAATCTCTACATCCAGACGCTTGATGAGGTCTGGATGGCTTATTTCGAGATTTGGGATATTGAAGCTCGGACAATGGGGCATGCCAACTATGTTGAATATCGGTCTGAATTGGAAGCTGGTGAAGAGAACGAAATTCGTGAGAAGTGGCCGGCACAAGTTTCGTTGGCCGAACCGGATCCCGGAAACTGA
- a CDS encoding MotA/TolQ/ExbB proton channel family protein: MKLFGNIMSVQDAAAAEEGMINVLVNYFNQGGEFMWPVLIILIIGLAIAFERVIQLILADVNTRKFIVSVKEALQEGGVSAAEEICAATRGPVAAVFQAGLMRSDEGIEAVEKAVVAYGSIEMSFLERGLVWLSLFIALAPMFGFLGTVIGMVAAFDAIQAAGDISPSLVARGIKIALLTTVFGLIVAIILQFFYNYAVSKIDRIVVEMEEASIELIDSLVMKESSSS; encoded by the coding sequence ATGAAGCTTTTCGGGAACATCATGTCAGTTCAAGATGCAGCTGCTGCAGAGGAAGGCATGATAAATGTACTGGTAAACTATTTCAATCAGGGAGGCGAGTTTATGTGGCCCGTCCTGATTATTCTAATCATCGGTCTTGCCATAGCATTTGAACGCGTAATTCAGTTGATTCTTGCTGACGTGAACACGCGCAAATTTATCGTCAGCGTCAAAGAAGCCTTACAGGAGGGTGGGGTATCTGCTGCTGAGGAGATATGTGCAGCAACGCGCGGGCCGGTCGCTGCAGTTTTTCAAGCTGGCTTAATGCGCTCAGATGAGGGGATTGAAGCTGTGGAAAAAGCTGTCGTCGCCTACGGCTCGATTGAGATGAGCTTCCTGGAGCGTGGTCTTGTATGGCTGTCACTCTTTATTGCATTGGCACCGATGTTCGGGTTCCTTGGGACCGTTATTGGGATGGTTGCCGCGTTCGATGCGATTCAAGCTGCGGGCGATATTTCGCCAAGCTTGGTGGCCCGGGGCATCAAGATTGCACTTTTGACTACCGTATTCGGTTTGATTGTTGCAATCATTCTACAGTTCTTCTACAATTATGCAGTATCCAAAATTGATAGAATCGTTGTAGAGATGGAAGAGGCCTCAATTGAGTTGATTGATTCTCTTGTCATGAAGGAGTCCTCATCCTCCTAA
- a CDS encoding S41 family peptidase, whose amino-acid sequence MKVQTKIVFGVLVLAAGVLLGMQLESALSDDTRDALKKLEHAFLVINERYVEDVDSGALAEHALEGMLDELDPHSVYIDAETMRRVEEDFSGGFEGIGISFEFIEGEQGQDTLIVLSVIPKGPSEEVGLHSGDRIVEVDGQSTIGFETADVQRTLKGPRGTSVDIVVVRPDHSDPIDFTIIRDRIPLYAVDVAYMIDEITGFIKINRFSGTTHREFRDAISRLKSQGMQRLMLDLRGNSGGYMEMAVQLSDEFLPDDALIVSQKGRIRDANHSFFGTSAGLIEDEPIIVLVNEASASASEIVAGAIQDHDRGLVVGRRTFGKGLVQQQHTLPDGSAMRVTIARYYTPSGRLIQTPYVSGDREEYLNLKREMHENTALLSAQEILDSVPDSLIYKTVGGRAVMGGGGILPDFIVGVDSASLFLREILSRDIANTYARMWYDREGEALTARWGNQRDDFFESFEIPDAEYQGFLDYARVRGIQIGTGTDAFDYTDIEADRPYLEARIKARLAVRLFDLEAFYPIMHPEDRTLQEALKLWPEAKNIAQQ is encoded by the coding sequence ATGAAGGTGCAGACAAAAATAGTGTTTGGTGTCTTAGTGTTGGCTGCTGGCGTACTCTTGGGTATGCAATTGGAGTCTGCGTTGTCAGATGATACGAGGGACGCATTAAAAAAACTCGAGCATGCATTCCTTGTCATCAATGAACGTTACGTAGAGGATGTAGATTCAGGGGCTCTCGCTGAACATGCTTTAGAGGGGATGCTAGACGAACTGGATCCTCACTCGGTGTACATTGATGCGGAAACGATGCGTCGCGTAGAAGAAGATTTTAGTGGTGGTTTTGAGGGGATTGGGATCTCGTTTGAGTTTATTGAGGGAGAGCAAGGGCAGGATACATTAATCGTACTTAGCGTAATCCCCAAGGGGCCCAGTGAAGAAGTAGGTCTCCATTCTGGAGATCGAATCGTAGAGGTGGATGGGCAGAGCACCATTGGTTTTGAAACTGCGGATGTCCAGCGCACACTAAAGGGGCCACGAGGCACTTCAGTGGATATAGTGGTGGTTCGTCCAGACCATTCGGATCCAATAGACTTTACGATTATACGTGATCGTATCCCATTGTATGCTGTTGACGTGGCGTACATGATTGACGAGATCACCGGATTTATTAAGATCAATCGCTTCTCGGGAACAACGCACAGGGAATTTCGAGATGCTATTAGTCGTCTCAAGTCCCAAGGCATGCAACGCCTGATGCTGGACCTGCGTGGAAATTCGGGCGGTTACATGGAAATGGCTGTCCAGCTTTCGGATGAATTTCTTCCTGATGATGCACTGATCGTATCTCAGAAGGGGCGCATTCGGGATGCTAACCATTCATTTTTTGGTACCTCGGCGGGACTAATTGAAGATGAGCCGATCATTGTATTGGTGAACGAGGCCTCTGCATCGGCTAGTGAGATCGTAGCTGGAGCTATTCAGGATCACGATCGTGGCCTTGTTGTTGGTCGGAGGACATTCGGAAAAGGGCTTGTGCAGCAGCAGCATACCCTACCGGATGGGAGCGCAATGCGTGTGACCATTGCCCGTTACTATACGCCGTCTGGGAGATTAATTCAAACTCCATATGTCAGTGGTGACCGTGAAGAGTACTTGAACTTAAAGCGTGAAATGCATGAGAACACTGCATTGCTGAGTGCTCAGGAAATCCTGGATAGTGTCCCGGATTCATTGATCTACAAAACGGTCGGTGGGCGGGCAGTGATGGGAGGCGGGGGGATCCTGCCGGACTTTATCGTGGGTGTTGATTCGGCATCACTGTTTTTACGTGAGATCCTGAGTCGTGATATTGCAAATACATATGCCCGCATGTGGTATGACCGTGAAGGAGAGGCATTGACTGCCCGCTGGGGCAATCAGCGGGATGATTTTTTTGAGTCGTTTGAAATTCCAGATGCTGAATATCAGGGCTTCCTGGATTATGCGCGCGTCAGAGGAATACAAATCGGTACGGGGACAGATGCGTTCGATTATACTGACATAGAAGCGGATAGGCCTTATCTCGAGGCACGGATAAAGGCTAGACTAGCGGTACGTCTTTTTGACCTGGAAGCGTTTTACCCAATCATGCACCCAGAAGACCGTACCTTGCAGGAGGCTCTGAAGCTTTGGCCGGAAGCAAAAAATATAGCTCAGCAGTAA
- a CDS encoding penicillin acylase family protein translates to MKIVGWVLLGIVVFIAAIGGIWRTAYDWKSRLPSQSSVAGLESPVEIHWGEFNTAEIQANSLPDALLGLGYVQGKLNGWTIALWRQAALGKLGDWYGSDAVEADRIVRLLGLPENAQRAGEHLSLNESSLIAAFGKGVQLGWQDADHVHEFFLQDITPEPWEPWHALAIERLIAWMSAVPDSVCNLGEPACTDIAKLNSIILLNGLESSSAWILPTSQGPFLYQRHVLGRAVPPAFQEVVLNVTDSFEMHGASLIGTPFFPAGKIENRAWSILLYSPKTTRPVRFGPNYPLRFRFPDREEIVYYQRSDSTFSIQGTQEELFWPGLGTENDVHAWFALLRNQPATFQLWRGDGILVSSDSSWTVLGEPGFVFPIHLSGLVISNDSSAEHSAYYLRNVDLNVADPSSWVTDTWSPWVASTLPRELDSLRIPVNAPALVQSALVYLENWNHTFEGKSIGATIYNEWVTSEGGTPEVAFYNAVDQLTQKFGTDQSQWLWERVHADRRLFTLHGHLDSRMHTPLTFPAVGHESTMLWGGAKAAAAPVTWEGWTWSGPDSPFFIRRQHLNLQQPFGRYISEKSDPSTFPLSDLSMSTTVLMPDDF, encoded by the coding sequence ATGAAGATAGTCGGTTGGGTGCTCCTAGGAATTGTCGTTTTCATTGCCGCCATCGGCGGGATATGGCGCACAGCATATGACTGGAAATCTCGCCTCCCCAGTCAATCGAGTGTGGCCGGACTTGAATCTCCCGTCGAGATTCATTGGGGGGAATTCAATACCGCAGAAATTCAGGCGAATTCATTGCCCGATGCTCTACTGGGGCTTGGCTATGTGCAGGGGAAACTCAATGGTTGGACGATTGCTCTGTGGAGGCAGGCTGCCTTAGGAAAATTGGGGGACTGGTATGGGTCTGATGCGGTTGAGGCGGACCGAATCGTTCGACTGCTGGGCCTACCAGAAAATGCACAGCGTGCCGGCGAGCATCTGAGTTTGAATGAATCAAGCCTAATTGCAGCATTCGGGAAAGGAGTCCAACTTGGGTGGCAAGATGCAGATCATGTACATGAGTTTTTTTTGCAGGACATTACTCCGGAACCCTGGGAGCCATGGCATGCTCTGGCTATTGAGCGACTAATTGCCTGGATGAGTGCTGTTCCTGACTCTGTATGTAACCTTGGGGAACCCGCCTGTACCGACATTGCAAAGCTCAACTCTATCATCCTTCTGAACGGCTTGGAATCAAGTAGCGCCTGGATTCTTCCCACATCACAAGGCCCCTTTCTTTATCAGCGCCATGTACTTGGAAGAGCGGTTCCGCCGGCCTTTCAAGAAGTTGTGTTGAATGTGACCGATAGCTTTGAAATGCACGGAGCTTCACTCATTGGAACGCCCTTTTTTCCAGCAGGAAAAATAGAAAATCGGGCATGGTCTATTCTCCTGTATTCCCCCAAAACAACTCGACCCGTTCGTTTTGGACCGAACTATCCGCTACGATTTCGCTTTCCCGATCGGGAAGAAATCGTGTACTATCAAAGGTCTGACAGTACCTTCAGCATTCAAGGGACACAAGAGGAATTGTTTTGGCCTGGCCTTGGAACCGAGAACGATGTTCATGCCTGGTTTGCTTTACTTCGCAATCAGCCGGCCACATTTCAGCTCTGGCGTGGGGACGGAATTTTGGTGTCATCAGACAGCTCTTGGACGGTCCTTGGTGAACCAGGATTCGTATTCCCAATCCATTTATCCGGCCTCGTTATCAGCAATGATTCCTCTGCCGAACACAGTGCATATTATCTCCGTAATGTAGACTTGAATGTAGCGGACCCATCAAGCTGGGTCACCGATACCTGGAGTCCATGGGTTGCTAGCACCTTACCCCGCGAACTGGATTCCTTGCGCATCCCTGTCAATGCTCCGGCGCTGGTTCAATCAGCACTCGTCTACCTTGAGAACTGGAATCACACGTTTGAAGGAAAAAGTATTGGCGCAACCATCTACAATGAATGGGTTACATCTGAAGGGGGGACCCCGGAAGTGGCGTTCTATAATGCGGTTGACCAATTGACTCAAAAATTCGGAACCGATCAAAGCCAATGGCTCTGGGAGCGCGTACACGCGGATAGACGCTTGTTCACGCTCCATGGCCATCTGGATAGCAGGATGCATACTCCCCTGACATTTCCCGCTGTTGGTCATGAGTCAACGATGCTCTGGGGAGGGGCCAAGGCTGCTGCTGCACCCGTTACATGGGAGGGTTGGACATGGAGTGGACCTGACAGCCCCTTTTTCATTCGCAGACAGCACTTGAATTTGCAGCAGCCATTTGGACGATACATATCCGAGAAGAGTGATCCTTCCACATTTCCGCTATCCGACTTGTCTATGAGTACGACTGTTCTAATGCCGGATGACTTCTAA